A single Bacillus sp. HMF5848 DNA region contains:
- the rplM gene encoding 50S ribosomal protein L13, with translation MRTTYMAKPSEVKRDWYVVDAEGKTLGRLATEVATLLRGKHKPTYTPHIDTGDHVIIVNAEKIELTGKKLTDKLYYRHSQFPGGLKVRTALEMRTNYSEKMLEGAIRGMLPKGRLGRQMYKKLHVYAGATHPHEAQQPKVYELRG, from the coding sequence ATGCGCACGACATATATGGCTAAGCCATCTGAAGTGAAACGCGATTGGTACGTGGTAGACGCAGAAGGCAAAACACTTGGTCGTCTTGCTACTGAGGTTGCTACGCTATTACGCGGTAAACATAAACCAACTTACACACCACACATCGATACTGGCGATCACGTAATTATCGTAAATGCTGAGAAGATTGAATTAACTGGTAAAAAATTAACTGATAAACTTTACTACCGTCACAGCCAATTCCCTGGCGGATTAAAGGTACGTACAGCGTTAGAGATGCGTACAAACTATTCAGAAAAGATGCTTGAAGGTGCTATTCGTGGCATGCTTCCAAAAGGTCGTTTAGGCCGTCAAATGTATAAAAAATTACACGTATACGCAGGTGCTACTCATCCGCATGAAGCACAACAGCCTAAAGTATACGAATTACGCGGATAA
- a CDS encoding DUF2521 family protein, with amino-acid sequence MAVVVSLKQRQRDKQVNYERSMLQELTLDMLKAYTNEVFSDYIDNGYLLKHNIENGCVDMAIEAYLLGASFSKFGYYGETVENAKRRCLYEQKYVVDSLYDYLLFWGRFPSNGMFEESVYYTCEVFVDYWWNEGFSKGERRYRLRLHK; translated from the coding sequence ATGGCAGTTGTAGTATCTTTAAAGCAACGGCAGCGTGATAAGCAAGTGAATTATGAGCGCAGCATGCTACAAGAACTGACTCTTGATATGTTAAAAGCATACACTAATGAGGTGTTCAGCGATTATATAGATAACGGTTATCTTTTAAAACACAACATCGAGAACGGCTGTGTTGATATGGCCATAGAAGCGTATTTACTCGGTGCCTCGTTTAGTAAATTTGGATATTATGGTGAAACGGTAGAAAACGCAAAACGGCGTTGTTTATACGAACAAAAATATGTAGTTGATTCTTTATATGATTATTTATTATTCTGGGGGCGTTTCCCCTCTAATGGCATGTTTGAGGAGTCTGTATATTATACGTGCGAAGTGTTTGTTGATTATTGGTGGAATGAAGGTTTTTCAAAAGGTGAACGTCGTTACCGACTCCGTCTGCATAAATAA
- a CDS encoding KinB-signaling pathway activation protein: MKSRNWVRLFISTLFFGGLATGLTGIIVRWSDYRGFLEIGDFGEFISAFMWLFGLGLLFSIVSQMGFFAYLFVHRFGLAIFRSMWSSVQVVLIVFVLFDLIYFRYQAFATEAETILHYVWPAAVVLLFGLLIAYMKANQTNQKAFIPALFFMTVVTILEWVPVLRVNESDWLYFMLVPLLVCNAYQLLLLHKLNTSTKNNKVSVTA; encoded by the coding sequence ATGAAGAGCCGAAATTGGGTTAGGTTATTTATATCAACGTTATTCTTTGGTGGCTTAGCAACAGGTTTAACAGGAATTATTGTTAGGTGGTCGGATTATAGAGGTTTTCTAGAAATTGGAGATTTTGGTGAATTTATATCAGCCTTTATGTGGCTATTCGGCCTAGGTTTATTATTCAGTATTGTGAGTCAAATGGGTTTTTTTGCTTATTTATTTGTACACCGGTTTGGGTTAGCAATCTTTAGGTCGATGTGGTCAAGTGTGCAAGTAGTACTGATTGTTTTTGTGTTGTTTGATTTAATATATTTCCGATATCAAGCATTTGCGACTGAGGCAGAAACGATACTACATTATGTTTGGCCGGCAGCAGTTGTTTTATTATTCGGTTTGCTCATTGCTTACATGAAAGCCAATCAAACAAATCAGAAAGCCTTTATACCTGCACTATTTTTTATGACAGTTGTAACAATACTCGAGTGGGTACCAGTCTTGCGTGTTAACGAATCAGATTGGTTATACTTTATGTTAGTGCCTTTGCTTGTATGTAATGCTTATCAATTACTACTGCTTCATAAACTAAACACCAGTACAAAAAATAATAAAGTTAGCGTCACAGCATAA
- the gerD gene encoding spore germination lipoprotein GerD: protein MRKFLVILLVMTFIIATGCAPQDQGNGQLDYEQTKKMVVDILKTDEGKKAIEEIMTDDKMKQQLVIEQKVVTDAIEQLFSSEKGGEFWKKQFEDPKFAEAFAKSMQKEHEKLIKQLMKDPEYQGMLQDIFKDPEMQKEMIDVFKSKDYRSHLQEVINETMESPIFQAKIQDLLIKAAEEMQKGEKKKEEGKDEGGE from the coding sequence ATGCGAAAATTTTTGGTAATCCTCCTAGTTATGACCTTTATCATAGCGACAGGATGTGCCCCACAAGATCAAGGAAATGGTCAATTAGATTATGAACAGACGAAAAAAATGGTTGTTGATATTCTAAAAACAGATGAAGGTAAAAAAGCAATTGAAGAGATTATGACAGATGATAAAATGAAACAACAGCTTGTAATTGAACAAAAAGTTGTTACTGATGCTATCGAGCAGCTTTTTTCATCTGAAAAAGGTGGAGAGTTTTGGAAGAAACAGTTCGAGGACCCAAAATTTGCGGAGGCTTTCGCAAAAAGCATGCAAAAGGAACATGAGAAGCTAATTAAGCAACTCATGAAAGATCCAGAATATCAAGGAATGTTACAAGATATTTTTAAAGACCCAGAAATGCAAAAAGAAATGATAGATGTGTTTAAAAGCAAAGATTATCGGTCTCACTTACAAGAAGTCATTAATGAAACAATGGAAAGCCCTATCTTTCAAGCGAAAATTCAAGATCTTTTAATAAAAGCTGCAGAAGAAATGCAAAAAGGCGAGAAAAAGAAAGAGGAAGGGAAAGATGAGGGCGGCGAATAG
- the pdaB gene encoding polysaccharide deacetylase family sporulation protein PdaB, translating to MNFFYVLNGKTIKQGLIIVFAAFFTASILYVQTVVQQPVFSTEDGPRAIYKGDKKNDAVALTFDISWGDEKAIPILEALKAEGITNATFFLSAVWAERHPDIVERIIEDGHEIGSMGYVWKNYTKMENVKVKRDILKAQDVFRQLKANDNYLLRPPSGQFNEDVLKIAQQYNYSVIHWSIDSQDWDNPGVEDIVKNVEEMINGDIILLHASDSATQTAAAIPQIAKIMKQKGLKNISVSDMIADVDAKSKDMN from the coding sequence TTGAATTTTTTCTATGTATTAAATGGGAAAACTATTAAGCAAGGATTAATTATTGTTTTTGCTGCATTTTTTACGGCTAGCATCCTTTATGTACAAACTGTTGTTCAACAGCCCGTATTTTCAACAGAGGATGGACCACGTGCTATATACAAGGGGGACAAGAAAAATGATGCGGTGGCATTAACTTTCGACATTAGTTGGGGAGATGAAAAAGCCATTCCTATCCTTGAGGCACTTAAGGCTGAGGGTATAACAAACGCAACCTTCTTTTTATCCGCAGTGTGGGCTGAAAGACACCCTGACATTGTAGAGCGCATTATAGAGGATGGACATGAAATCGGCAGTATGGGGTATGTGTGGAAGAACTACACAAAGATGGAGAATGTTAAAGTTAAACGTGATATCTTAAAAGCGCAAGATGTTTTTAGACAACTAAAAGCTAATGACAATTACCTTTTACGTCCACCTTCCGGCCAGTTTAATGAAGACGTTCTTAAGATTGCCCAACAATATAATTATTCGGTGATTCATTGGAGTATAGATTCACAGGACTGGGACAATCCAGGAGTAGAAGATATTGTTAAAAACGTTGAAGAAATGATAAACGGTGACATAATTTTATTACACGCTTCTGATTCAGCTACTCAAACTGCAGCTGCTATCCCACAAATCGCAAAGATAATGAAGCAAAAAGGACTAAAAAATATTAGCGTTAGTGACATGATTGCTGACGTTGATGCAAAGAGCAAGGATATGAACTGA
- the rpsI gene encoding 30S ribosomal protein S9: protein MAQVQYYGTGRRKSSVARVRLVPGDGRIVINDRDITDYIPFETLRNVVKQPLVETETLGNYDVLVNVNGGGFTGQAGAIRHGISRALLQADPEFRAVLKRAGFLTRDARMKERKKYGLKGARRAPQFSKR from the coding sequence TTGGCACAGGTACAATACTATGGAACTGGTCGTCGTAAGAGCTCTGTAGCCCGCGTTCGCTTAGTACCGGGAGACGGACGTATCGTTATTAACGACCGTGATATTACTGATTATATTCCATTTGAAACACTACGCAACGTTGTAAAGCAACCACTTGTTGAAACAGAAACATTAGGTAACTATGATGTTCTTGTAAATGTAAACGGCGGTGGCTTCACTGGTCAAGCTGGTGCAATTCGCCACGGTATTTCTCGTGCGTTATTGCAAGCTGATCCTGAATTCCGTGCTGTATTAAAACGCGCTGGATTCTTAACTCGTGACGCTCGTATGAAAGAACGTAAGAAATACGGTCTTAAAGGCGCTCGTCGTGCACCTCAGTTCTCAAAACGTTAA
- the truA gene encoding tRNA pseudouridine(38-40) synthase TruA yields the protein MQRFKCIISYDGTNFSGYQIQPGARTVQKEIEDVLSRMHKDMHIRITASGRTDAGVHANGQVIHFDSPMEITPENMKRALNALLPHDIVVHEVTTVNQDFHARFSVLRKEYRYKIYIAKDRDVFTRSYMHHIPYELNFDSMQQAMKDIIGTHDFTSFCSAKTAVEDKVRTIYEASLIPTDYGCMLRFVGNGFLYNMVRILTGTLIEIGSGKIDPYEMTNMLNKQDRTLAGKTAPAHGLYLWHVEYNN from the coding sequence ATGCAAAGATTCAAATGTATAATTTCGTATGATGGTACGAATTTCTCAGGGTATCAAATACAGCCAGGTGCACGTACTGTCCAAAAGGAAATAGAAGACGTGCTATCGAGGATGCATAAAGATATGCACATTCGTATCACTGCTTCGGGGCGTACTGATGCCGGTGTGCATGCAAATGGACAAGTTATTCATTTTGATAGCCCTATGGAAATAACACCTGAGAATATGAAGAGAGCTTTGAATGCATTATTACCACACGATATAGTAGTACACGAAGTTACTACTGTCAATCAAGACTTTCATGCTCGATTTAGCGTCTTACGCAAAGAATATCGCTATAAGATCTATATAGCTAAGGATCGAGATGTATTTACCCGTAGCTATATGCACCATATACCGTACGAATTAAATTTCGATAGTATGCAACAAGCTATGAAGGATATAATCGGCACACATGATTTTACTAGCTTTTGTTCTGCAAAAACAGCAGTAGAAGACAAGGTAAGAACGATATATGAAGCAAGCCTTATTCCTACTGACTATGGCTGTATGCTGAGATTTGTAGGAAATGGTTTTTTGTATAATATGGTTCGTATATTAACAGGTACACTTATTGAAATTGGATCTGGAAAGATAGATCCCTATGAAATGACCAATATGCTAAACAAGCAAGACAGAACGCTAGCAGGTAAGACAGCACCTGCACATGGACTGTATTTATGGCATGTAGAATATAACAACTAA
- the cwlD gene encoding N-acetylmuramoyl-L-alanine amidase CwlD: protein MKRFRILIGVFIVIICLFTFMQYQFRDQDALQSWNLPLSGLIIAIDPGHGGVDGGAVGGEDVYEKDIALSVSLKLRDYLQEQGALVLLTREDDRDLASPSTKGYRKRWQENLRNRVTFINESAADLFISVHLNAIPSSRWRGAQVFYNPMYKENKALAKAIQAEMIRNLENTDRSAKALQESYLLRKVEKPGALVEIGFLSNDAERNLLQTKAYQHAVAASIYTGIIKYIEKHPPQDNTDNE from the coding sequence ATGAAACGATTTAGAATATTGATAGGTGTCTTTATAGTTATTATATGTCTATTTACCTTTATGCAATATCAATTTAGAGATCAAGATGCATTACAGAGCTGGAACTTGCCTCTGTCAGGCTTAATTATTGCCATTGATCCCGGTCATGGAGGCGTTGATGGAGGTGCTGTCGGTGGAGAAGACGTATATGAAAAAGATATAGCTCTCTCTGTATCCCTGAAGCTACGTGACTATTTACAGGAGCAAGGGGCTTTAGTTCTTCTAACACGTGAGGATGATAGAGATTTAGCATCCCCATCAACAAAAGGGTATCGAAAGCGCTGGCAAGAAAACTTGAGGAATCGAGTTACTTTTATAAATGAATCAGCAGCTGATTTATTTATTAGCGTCCATCTTAACGCGATCCCTTCTTCTAGATGGAGAGGAGCACAAGTATTTTATAATCCTATGTACAAAGAAAATAAGGCGTTGGCAAAAGCGATTCAGGCAGAGATGATTCGTAATCTTGAGAACACAGACCGGTCGGCTAAAGCTCTGCAGGAATCATATTTATTACGAAAAGTTGAAAAACCGGGAGCATTAGTTGAGATCGGCTTCCTATCTAATGATGCAGAACGAAACTTGCTACAAACCAAAGCATATCAGCACGCGGTGGCAGCCTCGATTTATACAGGTATAATTAAATATATCGAGAAACATCCACCGCAGGATAACACGGATAACGAATAA
- a CDS encoding energy-coupling factor ABC transporter ATP-binding protein translates to MKETIIEVSKLSFQYRGEQDYALEDVSFEVYKGEWLAIVGHNGSGKSTLARLLNGLLLPKEGIINVNGVLLQEDTVWDIRKMIGMVFQNPDNQFVGTTVIDDVAFGMENHGIDREIMVKRADEALSIVKMDEFRFNEPHNLSGGQKQRVAIAGVIAIQPNIIILDEATSMLDPNGRQEVLDTVRTLKDDKNITVISITHDLEEAARADRIIVMNKGKKFQEGTPSEIFELHDTLQAIGLDIPFPVKLSKAFKDIGVPISSNHITEEDLVNDLCQLYLKM, encoded by the coding sequence TTGAAAGAAACTATTATTGAAGTTTCCAAACTATCCTTTCAGTATAGAGGCGAACAAGACTACGCTTTAGAAGATGTATCCTTTGAGGTATATAAAGGGGAATGGTTAGCCATTGTGGGACATAATGGTTCTGGTAAATCTACATTAGCTAGATTACTAAACGGTCTTTTACTCCCAAAGGAAGGTATTATAAATGTGAATGGTGTTTTGTTACAAGAAGATACTGTATGGGATATCCGTAAAATGATTGGTATGGTGTTTCAGAACCCAGATAATCAATTTGTTGGCACAACAGTTATTGATGATGTAGCCTTCGGTATGGAAAACCACGGTATTGACCGTGAAATTATGGTTAAACGAGCAGATGAGGCCTTATCCATTGTGAAGATGGATGAATTTCGCTTTAATGAGCCCCATAATTTATCGGGGGGGCAAAAGCAGCGTGTTGCTATCGCTGGTGTTATAGCTATTCAACCAAACATTATTATTCTAGATGAAGCTACGTCAATGCTTGATCCTAATGGGCGTCAGGAAGTACTTGATACTGTAAGGACACTTAAGGATGATAAGAATATAACGGTAATCTCTATAACACATGATCTAGAAGAAGCAGCAAGAGCTGACCGTATTATTGTTATGAATAAGGGGAAAAAGTTTCAAGAAGGTACACCATCTGAGATATTTGAACTTCACGATACTTTACAAGCAATAGGACTCGATATTCCGTTTCCAGTAAAGCTCTCAAAGGCTTTTAAGGATATAGGGGTACCGATATCCAGTAACCATATTACTGAAGAGGATTTGGTGAACGACTTATGTCAATTGTATTTAAAAATGTAG
- a CDS encoding energy-coupling factor ABC transporter ATP-binding protein, protein MSIVFKNVEFKYQKNTPFERLAIHNINLDVPSGQYYAIIGHTGSGKSTILQHLNGLLLPTNGSITIDDIAIQAGGKQAKALKQLRKKVGVVFQFPEHQLFEETVEKDICFGPMNFGLSLDKAKEKAREMLHLVGLSDDLLDRSPFDLSGGQMRRVAIAGVLAMEPDILVLDEPTAGLDPRGRLEIMDMFYQLHKKKNITVFLVTHSMEDAAKYADYILVMHKGQLIKQGTPQYIFSEADELKRIGLNVPETVAFKKRLEQCLGITFPNDCMTEAQVVEYVKSLFNKGEAYDG, encoded by the coding sequence ATGTCAATTGTATTTAAAAATGTAGAGTTTAAATATCAAAAAAACACCCCTTTTGAGCGTTTAGCCATTCATAACATTAACTTAGATGTACCTTCAGGTCAATATTATGCAATTATTGGTCATACAGGCTCAGGGAAGTCGACTATACTACAGCATCTAAATGGTTTGCTACTCCCAACAAACGGATCTATTACCATTGATGATATCGCTATACAAGCTGGTGGTAAACAAGCGAAAGCACTAAAGCAGCTGCGAAAAAAAGTAGGTGTAGTCTTTCAGTTTCCAGAACATCAGCTTTTTGAAGAAACAGTGGAAAAAGATATTTGCTTTGGCCCTATGAATTTTGGTCTTTCATTAGATAAGGCAAAAGAAAAAGCAAGAGAAATGCTTCATCTAGTAGGATTATCAGATGATTTATTAGACCGATCACCATTCGATTTGAGTGGTGGACAAATGAGACGTGTCGCCATAGCAGGTGTGTTAGCAATGGAGCCTGATATTTTAGTGTTAGATGAGCCGACTGCGGGGCTAGACCCTCGTGGCCGTCTAGAGATTATGGATATGTTCTATCAACTTCATAAGAAGAAAAATATCACTGTCTTTCTCGTAACACATAGTATGGAGGACGCTGCTAAATATGCTGATTATATTCTAGTCATGCATAAAGGACAACTAATTAAACAAGGCACACCACAGTATATTTTCTCAGAAGCCGATGAATTAAAAAGAATTGGTCTTAACGTACCAGAGACAGTTGCTTTTAAGAAGCGTTTAGAGCAATGTTTAGGGATTACATTCCCTAATGATTGTATGACGGAAGCTCAGGTAGTAGAGTATGTTAAGAGTTTGTTTAATAAAGGTGAAGCCTATGATGGATAG
- the ltrA gene encoding group II intron reverse transcriptase/maturase has translation MNAKKTANYTNNAKAQELWKTLYLCAKESKTRRFHALYDKIYRPDVLWEAWQRVKRKKGSGGVDEQSLEDIQVYGEKKFLNELYLELKEKRYHPQPVLRTYIPKDDGKKRPLGIPTIKDRVAQMATKLVIEPIFEADFKECSYGFRPKRNAHQAIAKIRKESKKSYWVLDVDIQGYFDNINHNKLMKLVEQRISDRRVLKLIRKWLQAGIMEEGKLRNSLLGAPQGGVISPLLSNIYLNTMDTLWEKKFNHLGTLIRYADDFVILCKTKQQAVESVRVIQGIMNKLDLSLHQEKSRLVNIWDDSDGFDFLGFHHRKFPVRKKGGRILFIMNHIPSKKVMKKMRKKIKDYTEPRSKLFMDIKELVKGLNRKLRGFKNYYQLSPLSKRWLNRIDWYVLQRLNLFNNKKRNRRHKHAYLQDTVKEIQLILVKLAS, from the coding sequence GTGAATGCCAAGAAAACGGCTAACTACACCAATAACGCCAAAGCTCAAGAACTCTGGAAAACATTATACCTTTGTGCCAAGGAAAGCAAAACACGTCGATTTCATGCCCTATATGATAAGATTTATCGACCTGATGTCTTATGGGAGGCATGGCAAAGAGTGAAACGTAAAAAGGGAAGTGGAGGAGTAGACGAGCAGTCACTAGAAGATATCCAGGTTTATGGTGAAAAGAAATTTCTGAACGAACTCTATCTGGAGTTAAAGGAAAAGCGATATCATCCACAACCAGTTCTACGAACTTACATTCCAAAAGATGATGGAAAGAAACGTCCATTAGGAATTCCAACCATTAAAGACAGAGTTGCACAAATGGCAACTAAACTAGTCATTGAACCAATCTTCGAAGCAGATTTCAAAGAATGTTCGTATGGATTTCGTCCCAAAAGGAATGCACATCAAGCAATAGCGAAGATACGTAAAGAGAGTAAAAAGAGTTATTGGGTATTAGACGTCGATATCCAAGGATACTTTGATAACATCAACCATAATAAACTAATGAAACTAGTAGAACAGCGAATTAGTGACCGAAGGGTACTAAAGTTGATTCGAAAATGGTTACAAGCAGGAATCATGGAAGAAGGAAAACTCCGAAATTCTTTATTAGGAGCCCCTCAAGGTGGTGTCATTTCTCCTCTACTATCAAACATTTATCTAAATACGATGGATACTTTATGGGAAAAGAAATTCAACCACTTAGGCACTCTCATCCGCTATGCGGATGATTTTGTCATCTTGTGTAAGACGAAACAACAAGCAGTGGAAAGTGTACGAGTGATTCAAGGCATTATGAACAAATTGGACCTTTCTCTACATCAAGAGAAATCAAGACTAGTTAATATTTGGGATGACTCTGATGGGTTTGATTTTCTAGGATTCCATCACCGCAAATTCCCCGTTCGTAAGAAAGGGGGGCGTATACTCTTTATCATGAATCATATCCCGAGTAAGAAAGTCATGAAGAAAATGCGAAAGAAGATTAAAGACTATACCGAGCCACGAAGTAAATTATTCATGGATATAAAGGAGTTAGTAAAAGGCTTGAATCGTAAACTACGGGGATTCAAGAACTACTATCAACTTTCTCCATTATCTAAGAGGTGGTTGAATCGTATCGACTGGTACGTGTTACAACGTCTTAATCTCTTCAATAATAAGAAGAGAAACAGGCGACATAAACATGCTTATCTGCAAGACACAGTAAAAGAAATACAACTCATATTAGTGAAATTGGCAAGTTAA
- a CDS encoding Mrp/NBP35 family ATP-binding protein: MLTEQQVLEVLGNLQDPYINKTFKETNAVQEIKIKEEKKHVSVKIALAKTGTPEQLQIQTTIVNVLKQAGAESVGIRFTELAPEVIQAFQGEMEEDTSLLSPTSKTTFIAIASGKGGVGKSTVSVNLAVALARLGKKVGLIDADIYGFSVPDMMGITQRPVVRGEKIIPVDRFDVKVISMGFFVEDNSPIIWRGPMLGKMLNNFFQEVEWGDLDYLLLDLPPGTGDVALDVHSMLPACKEIIVTTPHPTAAFVAARAGAMALKTDHEVIGVIENMSYFESKVTKEKEYVFGKGGGEKLASEMQVDLLGQLPLQQPDWNTSDFAPSVYEDDNEVGKIFSDIAKKVIEKVGK, translated from the coding sequence ATGCTAACAGAACAACAAGTATTAGAGGTTTTAGGGAATCTACAAGATCCGTACATAAATAAAACATTTAAAGAAACAAACGCTGTGCAAGAAATAAAAATTAAAGAAGAAAAAAAACACGTAAGTGTGAAAATAGCACTGGCAAAAACAGGTACACCTGAGCAACTACAAATACAAACAACTATTGTTAATGTATTAAAGCAGGCTGGGGCGGAATCGGTAGGTATTCGCTTTACAGAGTTAGCACCAGAAGTTATCCAAGCCTTTCAAGGTGAGATGGAAGAAGACACATCTCTTTTATCCCCGACAAGTAAAACGACATTTATTGCTATTGCGAGTGGTAAAGGTGGCGTAGGAAAGTCTACTGTATCTGTCAATTTAGCCGTTGCTTTAGCTAGATTAGGGAAAAAAGTTGGGTTAATTGATGCTGATATTTACGGATTTAGCGTTCCGGATATGATGGGAATTACACAACGCCCTGTTGTACGTGGTGAAAAGATTATTCCTGTTGACCGTTTCGATGTGAAAGTTATCTCTATGGGATTCTTTGTAGAAGATAACTCACCTATCATTTGGCGTGGGCCAATGCTTGGGAAAATGCTAAATAACTTTTTCCAAGAGGTAGAGTGGGGCGATTTAGATTACCTTCTATTAGACTTACCTCCAGGTACAGGGGATGTGGCTTTGGATGTACACTCCATGCTGCCAGCATGTAAGGAAATAATCGTAACAACTCCACACCCAACTGCGGCGTTTGTAGCAGCTCGTGCGGGTGCGATGGCATTAAAGACAGACCATGAAGTTATCGGTGTCATTGAAAATATGTCGTATTTTGAAAGCAAAGTAACAAAAGAAAAAGAATATGTGTTTGGAAAAGGTGGGGGAGAGAAGCTTGCATCAGAAATGCAAGTTGATTTATTAGGACAATTGCCTCTTCAACAGCCTGATTGGAATACAAGTGACTTTGCTCCTTCTGTGTATGAAGATGACAATGAAGTAGGTAAGATCTTTAGTGATATTGCGAAAAAAGTAATAGAAAAAGTAGGTAAGTAA
- a CDS encoding energy-coupling factor transporter transmembrane protein EcfT — translation MMDSIIIGKYVHGDSFIHRLDPRTKLLLVFLFVFIVFLANNILTYGLLGLYTLAIVLNTKIPLSFIWRGLKPILWIVLFTFLIHVIFTKEGSAIFSVGNFTIFSEGVRQGTFLALRFLYLIVITTLLTLTTTPIEITDGMESLLKPFQKFGLPVHELALMMSISLRFIPTLMQETDKIMKAQKARGADFATGSLRKRVQAIVPLLVPLFVGAFKRAEELATAMEARGYQGGEGRTKYRELTWERPDALFLLLFAVVTLLLIMLRS, via the coding sequence ATGATGGATAGTATTATTATTGGAAAATATGTACATGGAGATTCATTCATACATCGGCTTGACCCACGTACAAAACTGTTGCTTGTTTTTTTATTTGTATTTATAGTTTTTTTAGCAAACAATATATTAACATATGGTTTGCTAGGTTTATATACATTAGCAATTGTTTTAAATACAAAAATTCCTTTGTCTTTTATATGGCGAGGTTTAAAACCCATTTTATGGATAGTCCTTTTTACATTTTTAATTCATGTTATTTTTACTAAGGAAGGTTCTGCCATTTTCTCTGTGGGCAATTTCACTATCTTTTCAGAAGGTGTGCGGCAAGGAACGTTTTTAGCACTTCGCTTTCTTTATTTGATTGTTATTACAACGTTACTTACTTTAACTACTACACCAATTGAAATTACTGATGGAATGGAATCTTTATTAAAGCCATTTCAAAAGTTTGGTTTACCTGTACATGAATTAGCACTTATGATGTCTATATCGTTACGTTTTATTCCAACACTTATGCAAGAAACAGATAAAATTATGAAGGCACAAAAAGCACGTGGAGCAGACTTCGCAACAGGATCTCTTCGTAAAAGAGTTCAAGCCATTGTTCCCCTTCTTGTTCCATTATTTGTGGGAGCATTTAAACGTGCAGAGGAACTGGCTACAGCAATGGAAGCGCGTGGCTACCAAGGTGGAGAAGGACGCACAAAATATCGTGAGTTAACGTGGGAACGCCCTGATGCGTTGTTTTTGCTATTATTTGCCGTAGTAACTCTACTATTAATTATGCTAAGATCATAG